The Pseudolabrys sp. FHR47 genome contains a region encoding:
- a CDS encoding ABC transporter permease, which translates to MSLDLTLDDAATAEPRGEAVGRRLAGGARGFSFVLLGIGVMLALWWLGGWIVASNPATANFADFAPAPTFERLWQMLTSGEAVRMSLPSLVRIGSGLAWAIAFGVPFGILVGRFRTVREASSVPFQFLRMISPLAWMPIAVMAFSTWDRAIIFLIGVAAVWPILFSTAHGFRRIDPAWFKVARNLGARPWHMLFTIILPAIAQDALAGIRLAVGVAWIVLVPAEYLGVTSGLGYSINDARDTLEYDRLAATVVIIGIIGFTLDFICERAVRRASWLREE; encoded by the coding sequence GTGAGTCTCGATCTGACCCTCGATGACGCGGCCACCGCCGAGCCTCGCGGCGAAGCGGTAGGCCGGCGGCTGGCGGGCGGGGCGCGGGGCTTCAGCTTCGTGCTGCTCGGCATCGGCGTCATGTTGGCGCTGTGGTGGCTCGGCGGCTGGATCGTCGCGTCCAATCCGGCGACCGCCAACTTCGCCGACTTCGCCCCGGCGCCAACTTTCGAACGGCTGTGGCAGATGCTGACGAGCGGCGAGGCGGTGCGTATGTCGCTGCCGAGCCTGGTGCGCATCGGCAGTGGGCTGGCCTGGGCCATCGCCTTCGGCGTGCCGTTCGGTATTCTCGTCGGACGTTTCCGCACCGTGCGCGAGGCGAGTTCGGTGCCATTTCAGTTCCTGCGCATGATCTCGCCTTTGGCGTGGATGCCGATCGCGGTGATGGCGTTCTCGACCTGGGACCGCGCCATCATCTTTCTGATCGGCGTTGCGGCAGTGTGGCCCATTCTGTTTTCGACCGCGCATGGTTTTCGCCGCATCGATCCAGCGTGGTTTAAGGTGGCGCGTAATCTCGGCGCGCGACCTTGGCACATGCTGTTCACGATCATCCTGCCAGCGATCGCGCAGGATGCGCTGGCCGGCATTCGTCTCGCCGTCGGCGTCGCCTGGATCGTCCTGGTGCCGGCGGAATATCTGGGCGTGACTTCTGGCCTCGGCTATTCGATCAACGACGCGCGCGACACGCTCGAGTACGACCGCCTGGCGGCGACCGTCGTGATCATCGGCATTATCGGCTTCACCCTCGAT